The proteins below are encoded in one region of Actinomycetes bacterium:
- a CDS encoding LLM class F420-dependent oxidoreductase, which translates to MKLGLNLGYWGAGNDAENLELAREADRLGYSVVWAAEAYGSDAATVLSWVAAQTERIDVGSAIFQIPGRTPALTAMTAATLDTLSGGRFRLGLGVSGPQVSEGWHGVRFDKPLARTREYVEIVRMALGRKVVRYDGEFFTLPLPDGPGKALRLTVHPVREHLPVYLAAVGPKNLELAGEIADGWLAIFFSPEHAAEALDHLRAGRAKAGKDLSDFDVVPTVPVVVGEDLMACAEPVRAYSALYVGGMGSREKNFYNQLAVRMGFGEAAAQVQDLYLRREYAAAAAAVPFEFIDQTALIGPKGRIAERLVAYAAAGVTNLSVASYAGTLDERKATLRTVLEALELAGLAE; encoded by the coding sequence ATGAAGCTGGGGCTGAACCTGGGCTACTGGGGGGCCGGCAACGACGCCGAGAACCTCGAGCTGGCCCGCGAGGCCGATCGCCTCGGGTACTCGGTCGTGTGGGCTGCGGAGGCCTACGGCAGCGACGCAGCGACCGTGCTCAGCTGGGTCGCCGCGCAGACCGAGCGGATCGACGTCGGCTCGGCGATCTTCCAGATCCCCGGCCGGACTCCGGCCCTCACCGCGATGACCGCGGCTACCCTGGACACGCTGTCCGGCGGGCGGTTCCGGCTCGGGCTGGGTGTGTCCGGCCCCCAGGTCTCCGAGGGCTGGCACGGCGTCCGGTTCGACAAGCCGCTGGCGCGCACCCGCGAGTACGTCGAGATCGTGCGGATGGCGCTGGGCCGCAAGGTGGTGCGGTACGACGGGGAGTTCTTCACGCTGCCGCTGCCGGACGGCCCGGGCAAGGCGCTGCGGTTGACCGTGCACCCGGTGCGCGAGCACCTGCCCGTCTATCTGGCCGCGGTGGGCCCGAAGAACCTCGAGCTGGCCGGTGAGATCGCTGACGGCTGGCTGGCCATCTTCTTCAGCCCGGAGCACGCGGCTGAGGCGCTGGACCACCTGCGGGCCGGACGGGCCAAGGCGGGCAAGGACCTCAGCGACTTCGACGTCGTCCCGACCGTCCCGGTCGTCGTCGGCGAGGACCTGATGGCCTGCGCCGAGCCGGTGCGTGCCTACTCCGCGCTGTACGTCGGGGGCATGGGCAGCCGGGAGAAGAACTTCTACAACCAGCTGGCCGTCCGGATGGGCTTCGGCGAGGCCGCCGCGCAGGTCCAGGACCTGTACCTGCGGCGCGAGTACGCCGCAGCCGCGGCCGCCGTCCCGTTCGAGTTCATCGACCAGACGGCGCTGATCGGGCCCAAGGGGCGCATCGCCGAGCGGCTGGTCGCCTACGCGGCCGCCGGGGTCACCAACTTGTCGGTGGCCTCCTACGCCGGGACGCTCGACGAGCGCAAGGCCACCCTGCGCACCGTGCTGGAGGCACTCGAGCTGGCCGGGCTCGCGGAGTGA
- a CDS encoding undecaprenyl-diphosphate phosphatase — protein MSWLQAVVLGLVQGLTEFLPISSTAHLRIVAELAGWADPGAAFTAVTQIGTETAVLIYFRKDLVRIVSTWARSLVRPQLRGDIDARTGWYVIIGTLPIAILGFLFRDQIETVARDLRLIAAMMIVVGVVLFVADRVGRRAKTLADLGARDGVVFGLAQTCALIPGVSRSGGTISAGLFLGYTRPAATRYAFLLAVPAVLASGLFEALKIGGTSATAWGPTLLATVIAFAVGYAVIAWLIRYVATNSFLPFVIYRIGVGVLVFVLLGTGTITA, from the coding sequence GTGAGCTGGCTGCAAGCCGTCGTCCTGGGGCTGGTCCAGGGACTCACCGAGTTCCTGCCGATCTCGTCGACCGCGCACCTGCGCATCGTCGCCGAGCTGGCTGGCTGGGCCGACCCGGGGGCGGCGTTCACCGCGGTGACCCAGATCGGCACCGAGACCGCCGTGCTCATCTACTTCCGCAAGGACCTGGTCCGGATCGTCTCGACCTGGGCGCGCTCGCTGGTCCGCCCGCAGCTGCGCGGCGACATCGACGCCCGCACCGGCTGGTACGTCATCATCGGCACCCTGCCGATCGCGATCCTCGGCTTCTTGTTCCGCGACCAGATCGAGACGGTGGCGCGTGACCTGCGGCTGATCGCCGCCATGATGATCGTCGTCGGCGTGGTGCTGTTCGTGGCGGACCGGGTGGGTCGCCGGGCCAAGACGCTGGCCGACCTCGGTGCCCGTGACGGCGTGGTCTTCGGGCTGGCCCAGACCTGCGCCCTGATCCCCGGCGTCTCCCGCTCGGGCGGCACGATCTCGGCCGGACTGTTCCTCGGGTACACGCGGCCGGCGGCCACCCGCTACGCGTTCCTGCTCGCCGTCCCCGCCGTGCTCGCGTCCGGTCTCTTCGAGGCACTGAAGATCGGCGGCACGAGCGCGACGGCGTGGGGCCCGACCCTGCTGGCCACGGTGATCGCGTTCGCGGTGGGCTACGCGGTCATCGCCTGGCTGATCCGCTACGTCGCCACCAACTCGTTCCTGCCGTTCGTCATCTACCGGATCGGCGTGGGCGTGCTGGTCTTCGTCCTGCTCGGCACCGGCACCATCACCGCCTGA